From the genome of Globicephala melas chromosome 16, mGloMel1.2, whole genome shotgun sequence, one region includes:
- the RPS24 gene encoding small ribosomal subunit protein eS24 isoform X3, which yields MNDTVTIRTRKFMTNRLLQRKQMVIDVLHPGKATVPKTEIREKLAKMYKTTPDVIFVFGFRTHFGGGKTTGFGMIYDSLDYAKKNEPKHRLARHGLYEKKKTSRKQRKERKNRMKKVRGTAKANVGAGKK from the exons ATG AACGACACGGTAACTATCCGCACAAGGAAGTTCATGACCAACCGACTACTTCAGCGGAAACAAATG GTCATCGATGTCCTTCATCCTGGGAAGGCAACAGTACCTAAGACAGAAATTCGGGAAAAACTAGCCAAAATGTACAAGACGACACCAGATGTCATCTTTGTGTTCGGATTCCGAACCCATTTTGGTGGTGGCAAGACAACTGGCTTTGGCATGATTTACGATTCCTTGGATTACGCAAAGAAGAATGAGCCCAAACACAGGCTTGCAAGA caTGGCCTGTACGAGAAGAAAAAGACCTCGAGAAAACAGCGAAAGGAACGcaagaacagaatgaagaaagtcAGGGGGACTGCAAAGGCCAATGTTGGTGCTGGCAAAAAG TGA
- the RPS24 gene encoding small ribosomal subunit protein eS24 isoform X1, which yields MNDTVTIRTRKFMTNRLLQRKQMVIDVLHPGKATVPKTEIREKLAKMYKTTPDVIFVFGFRTHFGGGKTTGFGMIYDSLDYAKKNEPKHRLARHGLYEKKKTSRKQRKERKNRMKKVRGTAKANVGAGKKK from the exons ATG AACGACACGGTAACTATCCGCACAAGGAAGTTCATGACCAACCGACTACTTCAGCGGAAACAAATG GTCATCGATGTCCTTCATCCTGGGAAGGCAACAGTACCTAAGACAGAAATTCGGGAAAAACTAGCCAAAATGTACAAGACGACACCAGATGTCATCTTTGTGTTCGGATTCCGAACCCATTTTGGTGGTGGCAAGACAACTGGCTTTGGCATGATTTACGATTCCTTGGATTACGCAAAGAAGAATGAGCCCAAACACAGGCTTGCAAGA caTGGCCTGTACGAGAAGAAAAAGACCTCGAGAAAACAGCGAAAGGAACGcaagaacagaatgaagaaagtcAGGGGGACTGCAAAGGCCAATGTTGGTGCTGGCAAAAAG AAATGA
- the RPS24 gene encoding small ribosomal subunit protein eS24 isoform X2 — MNDTVTIRTRKFMTNRLLQRKQMVIDVLHPGKATVPKTEIREKLAKMYKTTPDVIFVFGFRTHFGGGKTTGFGMIYDSLDYAKKNEPKHRLARHGLYEKKKTSRKQRKERKNRMKKVRGTAKANVGAGKKK; from the exons ATG AACGACACGGTAACTATCCGCACAAGGAAGTTCATGACCAACCGACTACTTCAGCGGAAACAAATG GTCATCGATGTCCTTCATCCTGGGAAGGCAACAGTACCTAAGACAGAAATTCGGGAAAAACTAGCCAAAATGTACAAGACGACACCAGATGTCATCTTTGTGTTCGGATTCCGAACCCATTTTGGTGGTGGCAAGACAACTGGCTTTGGCATGATTTACGATTCCTTGGATTACGCAAAGAAGAATGAGCCCAAACACAGGCTTGCAAGA caTGGCCTGTACGAGAAGAAAAAGACCTCGAGAAAACAGCGAAAGGAACGcaagaacagaatgaagaaagtcAGGGGGACTGCAAAGGCCAATGTTGGTGCTGGCAAAAAG